The following DNA comes from Peribacillus sp. FSL E2-0218.
CCACGATATCTGCCCCGCTTTCTTCCCTGCTTTTTCTTGCATGTAAAACATGTCCATTGTGAAAAGGGTTATATTCGACTACTAAACCGCAAGCCTTCATTCGTTCACCTCAGAGAAAAACTTTGTATTTTTTCAACTTAGTGCTAAAATAGTATTTCAAGTTAAATTCTATAATGTTTCATCGTGATTTCTTGTTCGAAAAGAATCTCAAACTTTCGATAATCAGTTAGGATGACTACATTATAGTGTAAAGAAAAAATATTGACAAACTTATAATTGAAAGCTATAATTATTTTTGTTGCCTTGAGGTGATTTCATTTGAAATGGACGATTAGTCAACTTCAAAAAATTCGGGACAAAGATTTACGGTTTGATGAACTGGTGGATGTCTTAGACATTAGAGAAAGAGACCCGCAAATTCGCGATGTTTCTCCGATCAGAGTAGCAGGAAGAGCTGATATCAGCTCGACCGAGATTACTTTTCACTTGCATCTTTCAGGTGAATTGACATTACCTTGCTCCCGTACACTGGTAGACGTTAAATATCCGATTGATATTGATACAAAGGAAACCTTTCTATTAAAGGCAGATGGCACTGATTTCTACGGAGATGATGTCACTGTTGTAGAAGGCGATGTTGTAGACCTTATACCGGTAATTAAAGAAAATTTATTGCTAGAAATTCCGATGCAGGTTTTTTGTGAGGATGTCGATTCCAATGAAGCTGCTCCTCAATCCGGTAAAGACTGGGCC
Coding sequences within:
- a CDS encoding DUF177 domain-containing protein, producing the protein MKWTISQLQKIRDKDLRFDELVDVLDIRERDPQIRDVSPIRVAGRADISSTEITFHLHLSGELTLPCSRTLVDVKYPIDIDTKETFLLKADGTDFYGDDVTVVEGDVVDLIPVIKENLLLEIPMQVFCEDVDSNEAAPQSGKDWAVISEEENEHKVDPRFAKLADFFDNNKES